A window of Sphingobacterium sp. SRCM116780 contains these coding sequences:
- a CDS encoding RagB/SusD family nutrient uptake outer membrane protein encodes MKNYIKFALLSGSLILGSCSKDFLDRPLENTSPAESVDYTDLSLMYQPVSGVYRNAGKAAPGFVHWVDLGIRGVRGDDLNKGSSTLDQSPLTDIKYFRNTGISVQNFWGMNNCWTDYYGFIFYCNEALAELDKFAANIPASDAASLARNKSYKGELRFLRAFAHLTVSRVFGDVPILTDNAMINEVPKSTVDQVRQFIIDEMDLSIPDMEDVRPNQASHVGAVTKYSALLLKAKAATDLAKNDNGSTYWNIVLDATNQIISSNKFSLYADYYELFKRPGKLSNESLYEIQFTDFGTSSGTDVSPDAFFAFQGPSGNQQGSPISGWGFLTPSQKIVDFLTARGEATRLKTTILYAGATTSTFVTSPSGDNVYGNTNGDKYFNGKVYFPKNQMTPGRTSYGSDNNVRVYRYSDVLLLNAEAKIRKGQNGDQQLNMVRNRVGLGSITNATLQQVLDERRAEFACEWWGERYNDLVRTGTAATALAEFGFVAGQSEYLPIPQVQKDLNQNLN; translated from the coding sequence ATGAAAAATTATATAAAATTTGCTTTACTTTCAGGATCGCTAATATTAGGGAGTTGTTCAAAAGATTTTTTGGATCGTCCCTTAGAAAATACAAGTCCTGCAGAAAGTGTCGATTATACAGACTTAAGCCTGATGTATCAACCTGTTTCGGGTGTATACAGAAATGCTGGTAAAGCGGCTCCAGGATTTGTCCACTGGGTAGATTTAGGTATTCGTGGTGTACGTGGAGATGATTTGAACAAAGGTAGCTCCACACTCGATCAATCACCTTTAACGGATATCAAATACTTTAGAAATACAGGTATTTCTGTTCAGAATTTTTGGGGGATGAACAACTGTTGGACAGATTATTATGGCTTTATCTTTTATTGTAATGAAGCATTAGCAGAATTGGATAAATTTGCTGCTAATATTCCAGCGTCCGATGCGGCATCATTAGCCCGAAATAAAAGCTATAAAGGAGAACTGAGATTTTTAAGAGCCTTTGCTCATTTAACGGTATCGCGTGTGTTTGGTGATGTGCCTATTTTAACGGATAACGCGATGATCAATGAGGTTCCAAAAAGTACAGTTGATCAAGTTCGTCAATTTATTATTGATGAAATGGATCTTTCGATCCCAGACATGGAGGATGTGAGACCTAATCAAGCGAGTCACGTTGGCGCCGTAACCAAATATTCAGCTTTACTTTTAAAGGCAAAAGCGGCAACTGATTTGGCGAAAAATGATAATGGCAGTACATATTGGAATATTGTGCTTGATGCAACTAATCAAATCATCTCAAGCAACAAATTCAGCCTTTATGCTGATTATTATGAGTTATTCAAACGTCCAGGAAAACTAAGCAACGAGTCATTATATGAGATCCAATTTACTGATTTTGGAACAAGTAGTGGAACAGATGTAAGTCCAGATGCATTTTTTGCTTTCCAAGGTCCTTCAGGAAACCAACAGGGAAGTCCAATAAGTGGATGGGGATTTTTAACACCTTCTCAAAAAATAGTTGATTTCTTAACAGCGCGAGGGGAAGCAACTCGTCTAAAAACCACTATTCTTTATGCAGGTGCAACAACTTCTACTTTTGTAACAAGTCCAAGTGGCGATAATGTTTACGGAAATACCAATGGTGATAAATATTTTAATGGTAAGGTTTACTTTCCTAAAAATCAAATGACACCTGGAAGAACAAGCTACGGATCGGACAATAACGTACGTGTTTATCGTTATTCTGATGTGTTGCTGTTAAATGCAGAAGCAAAAATCAGAAAAGGTCAAAATGGAGATCAACAGCTGAATATGGTACGCAACCGTGTTGGTTTAGGTTCGATTACCAATGCGACATTACAACAGGTACTGGATGAAAGAAGAGCAGAATTTGCTTGTGAATGGTGGGGTGAACGTTACAATGATTTAGTCCGTACAGGTACTGCAGCAACTGCTTTGGCAGAATTTGGTTTTGTAGCAGGACAAAGTGAGTACTTACCAATACCTCAAGTACAAAAAGATTTAAATCAAAATTTAAACTAA
- a CDS encoding family 43 glycosylhydrolase produces the protein MKWIRVTFLVSILFLLSTQGKAQEQQKTYCNPINLDYAYIPIPNFSEWGRHRATADPMIVNYKGDYYLFSTNQWGYWWSPDLSQWNFVSKKFLRSWNGKVYDELCAPAVGIVGDTLLVFGSTYTDKFSIWMSTNPKANEWKPLVDSFAIGGWDPDFFTDDNGRFYMYNGSSNRYPLYGIELNRKTMAPIGTRKELLSLDDWRYGWQRFGENMDNTFLDPFLEGAHMTKHNGKYYFQFAGPGTEFSGYADGVAVGDTPLGPFVLQSDPLSYKPGGFARGAGHGSTFQDNEKNYWHVSTITLGVKNNFERRLGIWPAGFDQDGVMFTNTAFGDYPHYLPNGSGDHLKSRFTGWMLLNYNKPIQVSSTFAANYGPNNAVDESMKTYWSASSGNKGEWIQTDLGKISTVKAVQINYADQDVDSSFLGKQVNIYHQYVLYASLDGKKWQVIVDKSKNKTDVPHDYVALSKTVQARYIKLENIHMPSGKFAISGLRVFGNGNGEKPEQVKQFFVMRTEKDKRSAWIKWQPVDDAYAYNIYTGLAPDKLYNCIMVHNANEYYYKAMDSQKPYYFTIEAINENGVSLRHEIIKID, from the coding sequence ATGAAATGGATCCGAGTTACGTTTCTAGTAAGTATACTATTTTTGCTTTCTACACAGGGAAAAGCACAAGAACAACAAAAGACCTATTGTAATCCTATTAATTTAGATTATGCCTATATACCTATCCCTAATTTTTCTGAATGGGGCAGGCATCGTGCAACTGCTGATCCTATGATTGTGAACTATAAAGGTGATTATTATCTATTCAGTACCAATCAATGGGGCTATTGGTGGAGTCCAGATCTATCACAATGGAATTTTGTGTCTAAGAAATTTCTACGGTCTTGGAATGGCAAAGTTTATGATGAGTTATGTGCTCCTGCCGTAGGTATTGTTGGAGATACTTTGCTGGTGTTTGGATCTACGTATACAGACAAATTCAGCATTTGGATGAGTACAAATCCCAAGGCCAATGAATGGAAACCTTTGGTGGACTCGTTTGCTATAGGGGGATGGGATCCTGATTTTTTTACGGATGATAATGGTCGGTTCTATATGTACAATGGTAGTAGCAATCGTTACCCTTTGTATGGAATTGAATTAAATCGAAAAACTATGGCGCCTATTGGCACCAGAAAAGAACTGTTATCGTTAGATGATTGGCGATACGGATGGCAACGTTTTGGCGAAAATATGGATAATACTTTTCTGGATCCTTTTTTAGAAGGAGCACATATGACCAAGCATAATGGGAAATACTACTTTCAATTTGCTGGCCCGGGAACAGAATTTAGTGGTTATGCTGATGGTGTGGCCGTTGGTGATACACCATTGGGTCCATTTGTATTGCAGTCGGATCCATTAAGCTATAAACCTGGAGGATTTGCTCGAGGCGCTGGACATGGGTCTACTTTCCAGGATAATGAAAAAAATTACTGGCATGTTTCCACCATTACGTTAGGAGTCAAAAACAATTTCGAACGTAGATTGGGCATCTGGCCAGCAGGTTTTGATCAGGATGGTGTCATGTTTACCAATACAGCTTTTGGAGATTATCCACATTATTTGCCAAATGGTTCCGGTGATCATCTTAAAAGTCGTTTTACTGGATGGATGCTCCTCAATTATAATAAACCTATACAGGTTTCATCCACTTTCGCCGCAAATTACGGACCTAACAATGCGGTAGATGAAAGTATGAAAACATATTGGAGCGCATCTTCAGGGAATAAAGGAGAATGGATACAGACTGATCTTGGCAAAATATCAACAGTAAAAGCTGTTCAGATTAACTACGCTGACCAAGATGTCGATAGTTCTTTCCTTGGAAAACAAGTCAATATATACCATCAGTATGTGCTATATGCTTCCTTAGATGGTAAAAAATGGCAAGTTATAGTAGATAAAAGCAAAAATAAAACGGATGTCCCACATGATTATGTGGCTTTATCAAAAACTGTTCAGGCACGTTACATCAAATTAGAAAATATACATATGCCTTCTGGTAAATTTGCGATCTCTGGTTTACGTGTATTTGGTAATGGTAACGGTGAAAAGCCTGAGCAAGTAAAACAATTTTTCGTTATGCGAACGGAAAAAGATAAACGTAGTGCCTGGATCAAGTGGCAACCTGTAGATGATGCCTATGCATATAATATCTATACAGGTTTAGCACCAGATAAACTCTATAATTGTATCATGGTACATAATGCAAATGAATACTATTATAAAGCAATGGATAGTCAAAAGCCTTATTATTTTACAATAGAGGCGATCAATGAAAACGGTGTGTCCTTACGACATGAAATTATAAAAATAGATTAA
- a CDS encoding SusC/RagA family TonB-linked outer membrane protein, protein MRKLFTYGLFLFMLFLFLPGFAQQAARISGKITDMSNGSPISGATVVVKGSSTATQSDGQGIFNIQAKSTDILTVTYVGFKTKEVPVGSSTNLNIALENESAALEEVVVIGYGTAKKSDLTAPVTSVNVEDLNKRTTANPMQALQGSVSGVQVVTKGAPGSSATVRVRGVGSLNNENPLYVVDGMFVDNIDFLNSNDIEDMSILKDASGAAIYGVRAANGVVLITTKKGKMNMKTRVNYNGYVGFQSPTNMLKMANGSEYAAMQLLKRTSSDSSRVLLSVAKFGGSGLNPSTNTDWYSELLSKNAPMHSHAVDIMGGTDRVNYSFGANYLYQDGVMDAKNDYKRYNIRLQTEAKAFDWLKVGFTVHMSNSTLFSPENGAFVLAYYASPLYPVYDQTNNLAFPEKFASSTSLGYNNGVYNNPYAAAFYRYDRTKSFQVLPSFYADANIWKDKITFKTQFSQKLASNQNYNYLPEYYVDNTQRSALSKLVSIQDRYTNYIWDNLLTYKDQVNDHSWSVLLGQSVREDRWRNTNVSADNIPANEESWYVNQGTKSVTGYSEDGTRNAGLSYFARGTYDFKKTYLLTATFRADGSSKYQTKWGYFPSVGLGWVLSNESFLANSSAINFLKLRGSWGKLGNDGITANAGYATLNTGNDYSGIFGSMGLANGAYLPGYTIESQFSKIGWEVVEEWDAGLDFTLAKNKLKGSLDYYHRLTTGLAFNRTRSLRGGTIYGNFGDVANSGLELNLSWSDKFGDLGYKIGGNLTTLKNEVKDLGGLAYLSTGKSEFPTRIEVGQPLNFFYGYEQIGVYQNQAEVTADPIAVANNVQPGYFKYKDQNGDNVLDEKDRVNLGSYLPKVMYGFNVAFDYKNFDLGIAFQGQSGNKILNQNRALRSKYTDMNGDADFVTNLWTGEGSTNKYPSAYGTTQNYNYAANSFFVEDGSYLRIQNVQLGYSFSVGKEEKKTGIRLYITADRPAIFTKYNGFTPEITGTTEGGGYDSNTYPISSTYSFGVRVSY, encoded by the coding sequence ATGAGGAAATTATTTACTTATGGACTGTTCTTGTTCATGCTGTTTTTATTCCTACCCGGATTTGCACAGCAAGCAGCGAGAATAAGCGGAAAAATTACAGATATGAGCAATGGCTCTCCAATATCCGGAGCTACTGTAGTTGTAAAAGGCAGTTCAACTGCCACGCAGTCCGATGGACAGGGTATTTTCAACATCCAAGCAAAAAGTACAGATATACTAACTGTAACTTATGTAGGATTTAAAACAAAAGAGGTTCCTGTTGGAAGTAGCACGAACCTAAACATTGCTTTAGAAAATGAATCTGCAGCATTAGAAGAGGTTGTCGTTATTGGTTATGGTACAGCAAAGAAAAGTGACCTTACCGCTCCCGTGACAAGCGTAAATGTGGAAGATTTAAACAAAAGAACCACGGCCAACCCGATGCAAGCTTTACAAGGTAGTGTTTCCGGTGTGCAGGTAGTTACTAAAGGAGCTCCTGGTAGTTCGGCTACAGTACGAGTGAGGGGTGTTGGATCTTTGAACAATGAGAACCCACTTTATGTTGTAGATGGTATGTTTGTGGACAATATCGACTTCTTAAATTCAAATGATATTGAAGATATGTCGATCTTAAAAGATGCTTCTGGAGCAGCTATTTATGGGGTACGCGCAGCCAACGGTGTGGTATTGATTACTACTAAAAAGGGAAAGATGAACATGAAAACTCGTGTGAACTATAACGGTTACGTGGGTTTCCAAAGTCCTACCAATATGTTAAAAATGGCTAATGGAAGTGAATATGCAGCTATGCAACTGTTGAAAAGAACTTCTTCTGATTCATCCCGTGTTTTATTATCAGTAGCTAAATTTGGAGGATCAGGTCTTAATCCAAGCACAAATACCGATTGGTACTCAGAATTATTAAGTAAAAATGCCCCAATGCATAGTCATGCTGTGGATATCATGGGCGGTACAGACCGTGTTAATTACTCGTTTGGTGCGAATTACTTATACCAAGATGGTGTAATGGATGCCAAAAATGATTATAAACGATACAACATCAGACTACAAACAGAAGCTAAGGCTTTTGATTGGTTGAAAGTAGGATTTACCGTGCACATGAGTAATTCTACATTATTCTCTCCTGAAAATGGCGCTTTTGTACTTGCTTATTATGCTTCTCCATTATACCCCGTGTACGATCAGACAAACAATTTGGCTTTTCCAGAAAAGTTTGCTTCTTCAACATCATTAGGTTATAATAATGGTGTTTACAATAACCCATATGCAGCGGCTTTCTATCGTTATGATCGGACAAAATCTTTTCAAGTGTTGCCATCATTTTATGCTGACGCCAATATCTGGAAAGACAAAATCACGTTCAAAACTCAATTTAGTCAAAAGTTAGCTTCGAACCAAAACTACAATTATCTTCCTGAATATTATGTTGATAATACGCAACGTTCGGCTTTATCTAAATTGGTTTCTATCCAAGACCGTTATACCAACTACATTTGGGATAATTTATTGACCTATAAAGATCAAGTGAATGATCATAGCTGGTCGGTATTGTTAGGTCAATCGGTTAGAGAAGATCGTTGGAGAAATACAAATGTATCTGCAGATAATATCCCTGCAAACGAAGAAAGCTGGTATGTCAACCAAGGAACTAAATCCGTTACTGGTTATTCTGAAGACGGTACACGTAATGCTGGATTGTCTTATTTTGCCAGAGGTACTTATGATTTTAAAAAGACATATTTGTTAACAGCGACTTTCCGTGCTGATGGAAGTTCTAAATACCAAACAAAATGGGGTTACTTCCCTTCTGTCGGTCTTGGATGGGTGTTATCTAACGAGTCCTTCTTAGCAAATTCTAGTGCAATTAATTTCTTAAAATTAAGAGGTAGCTGGGGTAAATTAGGTAATGATGGAATCACTGCAAATGCAGGTTACGCAACCTTAAATACAGGAAATGATTATTCTGGTATTTTTGGAAGTATGGGATTAGCAAATGGTGCTTACCTACCTGGATATACCATTGAAAGTCAGTTTTCTAAAATTGGATGGGAAGTTGTTGAAGAGTGGGATGCTGGTTTAGATTTTACCTTAGCAAAAAATAAATTAAAAGGTTCCTTAGACTATTATCACAGATTAACAACTGGATTGGCTTTTAATAGAACGCGCTCATTAAGAGGTGGTACGATCTATGGAAATTTCGGTGATGTTGCGAATAGCGGTTTAGAATTGAATTTATCTTGGTCTGATAAGTTTGGTGATTTGGGTTATAAAATCGGAGGTAACTTAACGACATTGAAAAATGAAGTGAAAGATCTAGGTGGCTTAGCTTACCTATCGACTGGAAAATCAGAATTCCCTACCCGTATTGAAGTTGGACAACCATTAAACTTCTTCTACGGATACGAGCAAATCGGTGTTTATCAAAATCAAGCTGAAGTAACAGCTGATCCTATTGCAGTCGCAAATAATGTTCAACCTGGATATTTTAAATACAAAGATCAAAATGGTGACAATGTATTAGATGAAAAAGATCGTGTTAATTTAGGTAGTTATTTACCAAAAGTTATGTACGGTTTCAATGTCGCATTTGATTACAAAAATTTTGACTTAGGTATTGCTTTTCAAGGTCAGTCGGGTAACAAAATCTTAAATCAAAATAGAGCATTACGTTCTAAATATACAGATATGAATGGTGATGCTGATTTTGTAACGAATCTATGGACAGGTGAAGGATCTACAAATAAATATCCTTCTGCTTATGGTACTACTCAGAATTACAATTATGCTGCTAATTCATTTTTCGTAGAGGATGGTTCTTATTTACGTATTCAAAATGTTCAACTTGGTTACAGTTTTTCTGTAGGTAAAGAGGAAAAGAAAACGGGCATTAGACTTTACATTACAGCGGATAGACCTGCAATATTTACAAAATATAACGGATTCACACCAGAGATTACGGGAACTACTGAAGGTGGTGGTTATGACAGTAATACCTACCCTATCTCATCAACATATAGTTTTGGTGTACGTGTATCTTATTAA
- a CDS encoding glucoamylase family protein gives MKTSTSILVICFAFFFSCKTNSHIPADKNTSKLSDEALLTLIQKQTFQYFWDGAEPTSGMARERIHIDGVYPENDQNVITIGGSGFGLMGLLVGIERQFIPKQEGENRIAKILDYLKKADRFHGAWSHWYEGPTGKVKSFSKQDDGADVVETAFMAQALICVREYYKNGTASQQNMAKQADMLWKDIDWNFFRNEKDVLYWHWSPTYGWGMNHAIQGYDECLITYILAASSPTFAIPADTYHKGWARSGAIVSKETKFGIPLVLKHNASPNAVGPLFWEHYSYLGLNPKGLKDQYAHYWDVVSNHTKINIAYANQNPKNYVGYGGDKGWGLTASYSIKGYDAHHPDNDHGVISPTAALSSIAYTPKESLAFAHYLYEHLGSKTWGKYGFYDAYSETANWYPQRYLAIDQGPILVMIENYRSGLMWKLFMGAPDVQQGLNKLGFTTE, from the coding sequence ATGAAAACATCGACTTCTATACTCGTGATTTGCTTTGCATTTTTTTTCTCATGCAAAACAAATTCACATATACCTGCAGATAAAAACACTTCAAAATTAAGTGACGAGGCTTTATTGACGTTAATTCAAAAACAAACTTTTCAATACTTTTGGGATGGTGCTGAACCGACTTCTGGTATGGCAAGAGAACGTATACATATCGATGGTGTATATCCTGAAAATGATCAAAATGTCATTACCATTGGTGGTAGTGGTTTTGGTCTAATGGGGCTCCTCGTGGGTATTGAACGCCAATTTATTCCAAAACAAGAGGGCGAAAATCGTATTGCAAAAATCTTAGATTACCTTAAAAAAGCTGACCGTTTCCACGGGGCTTGGTCTCATTGGTATGAGGGTCCTACAGGCAAGGTAAAATCATTTAGTAAACAAGATGATGGAGCTGATGTTGTAGAAACAGCTTTCATGGCACAAGCATTGATTTGTGTACGTGAATATTATAAAAATGGTACAGCAAGCCAACAGAACATGGCGAAACAGGCTGATATGCTTTGGAAAGACATCGATTGGAATTTCTTCCGAAATGAAAAAGATGTCCTTTATTGGCATTGGAGTCCTACTTATGGCTGGGGAATGAACCATGCTATTCAAGGTTATGATGAATGCTTGATTACTTATATTCTAGCTGCATCCTCCCCTACTTTTGCGATTCCCGCTGATACTTATCATAAAGGATGGGCTCGAAGCGGAGCAATTGTTAGCAAGGAAACAAAATTTGGAATTCCTTTGGTACTCAAACACAATGCATCTCCAAATGCTGTTGGTCCACTATTCTGGGAACACTACTCGTATTTAGGATTAAATCCAAAAGGATTAAAAGATCAGTATGCGCATTACTGGGATGTTGTGAGCAACCACACAAAAATTAATATTGCTTATGCCAATCAAAATCCAAAAAATTATGTGGGATATGGTGGTGATAAAGGTTGGGGACTAACCGCAAGTTATTCGATTAAAGGATATGACGCTCACCATCCTGATAATGATCATGGTGTCATCAGCCCAACGGCAGCACTTTCTTCTATCGCCTATACACCAAAAGAAAGTCTGGCATTTGCTCATTATCTATATGAACATCTAGGTTCAAAAACTTGGGGAAAATATGGATTCTATGACGCCTATAGCGAAACGGCAAATTGGTATCCACAACGTTATTTAGCCATTGATCAAGGTCCTATTCTGGTTATGATTGAAAACTATAGATCTGGTTTGATGTGGAAATTGTTTATGGGTGCCCCTGATGTACAACAGGGATTAAATAAATTAGGTTTTACTACTGAATAG